Proteins encoded within one genomic window of Equus caballus isolate H_3958 breed thoroughbred chromosome 20, TB-T2T, whole genome shotgun sequence:
- the SOX4 gene encoding transcription factor SOX-4, translating into MVQQTNNAENTEALLAGESSDSGAGLELGIASSPTPGSTASTGGKADDPSWCKTPSGHIKRPMNAFMVWSQIERRKIMEQSPDMHNAEISKRLGKRWKLLKDSDKIPFIREAERLRLKHMADYPDYKYRPRKKVKSGNANASSSAAAPKPGEKGDKVGGSGGGGHGGGGGGGSSSAGGGGGGASGGGANSKPAQKKSCGSKAAGGAGGGLSKPHAKLILAGGGGGKAAAGAASSSFGAEQAGAAALLPLGAAAAAADHHALYKARTPGASASASTAAAASAALAAPGKHLAEKKVKRVYLFGGLGASSSPVGGVGASADPSDPLGLYEDGGAGCSPDGPSLSGRSSAASSPAAGRSPADHRSYASLRAASPAPSSAPSHASSSASSHSSSSSSSSGSSSSDDEFEDDLLDLNPSSNFESMSLGSFSSSSALDRDLDFNFEPGSGSHFEFPDYCTPEVSEMISGDWLESSISNLVFTY; encoded by the coding sequence ATGGTGCAGCAAACCAACAACGCCGAGAACACGGAAGCGCTGCTGGCCGGCGAGAGCTCGGACTCGGGCGCCGGCCTCGAGCTGGGCATCGCCTCCTCCCCCACGCCCGGCTCCACCGCCTCCACGGGCGGCAAGGCCGACGACCCGAGCTGGTGCAAGACGCCGAGCGGGCACATCAAGCGGCCCATGAACGCCTTCATGGTGTGGTCGCAGATCGAGCGGCGCAAGATCATGGAGCAGTCGCCCGACATGCACAACGCCGAGATCTCCAAGCGGCTGGGCAAACGCTGGAAGCTGCTCAAAGACAGCGACAAGATCCCTTTCATTCGGGAGGCGGAGCGGCTGCGCCTCAAGCACATGGCTGACTACCCCGACTACAAGTACCGGCCCAGGAAGAAGGTGAAGTCCGGCAACGCCAACGCCAGCTCCTCGGCCGCCGCCCCCAAGCCGGGGGAGAAGGGCGACAAGGTCGGTGGCAGCGGCGGGGGCGGCcacgggggcggcggcggcggcgggagcagCAGCGCGgggggaggaggcggcggcgcgAGCGGCGGCGGCGCCAACTCCAAACCGGCGCAGAAAAAGAGCTGCGGCTCCaaggcggcgggcggcgcgggcggcgggctcAGCAAACCGCACGCCAAGCTCATCctggcgggcggcggcggcgggaaaGCGGCGGCCGGCGCCGCCTCCTCGTCCTTCGGGGCCGAGCAggcgggggccgccgccctgctgcccctgggcgccgccgccgccgccgccgaccACCACGCGCTGTACAAGGCGCGGACTCCCGgcgcctcggcctcggcctccaCCGCGGCCGCGGCCTCCGCCGCCCTCGCCGCCCCGGGCAAGCACCTGGCCGAGAAGAAGGTGAAGCGCGTCTACCTGTTCGGCGGCCTGGGCGCATCGTCGTCGCCCGTCGGCGGTGTGGGCGCGAGCGCTGACCCCAGCGACCCCCTGGGCTTGTACGAGGACGGCGGCGCGGGCTGCTCGCCGGACGGGCCGAGCCTGAGTGGCCGCAGCAGCGCCGCCTCGTCGCCGGCCGCCGGCCGCTCGCCCGCCGATCACCGCAGCTACGCCAGCCTGCGCGCCGCCTCGCCCGCCCCGTCCAGCGCGCCCTCACACGCGTCCTCCTCGGCCTCGTCCCACTCGTCGTCGTCGTCCTCCTCCTCGGGCTCCTCGTCCTCCGATGATGAGTTCGAAGACGACCTGCTCGACCTGAACCCCAGCTCAAACTTTGAGAGCATGTCCCTGGGCAGTTTCAGCTCATCGTCGGCGCTGGACCGGGACCTGGATTTTAACTTCGAGCCCGGCTCCGGCTCGCACTTCGAGTTCCCGGACTACTGCACGCCCGAGGTGAGCGAGATGATCTCGGGAGACTGGCTCGAGTCCAGCATCTCCAACCTGGTCTTCACCTACTGA